Proteins encoded in a region of the Planctomicrobium piriforme genome:
- a CDS encoding DUF1501 domain-containing protein produces MFDAPLNRRDLLQRTGQGLGYLGLAAMLGEEALKSSAQAAPVSPMSVKMPHFVSKAKHVIHIFCNGGPSHVDTFDPKPMLAQYAGKELPKSLKTERKTGAAFPSPFKFQKYGESGIEVSELFQHTAQSIDDICVIRSMHADVPNHEPSLMLMNCGEARLARPSLGAWVTYGLGTENQNLPGFIAMCPNGYPITESNNWRSAFLPGVYQGTYIDTKHTDIDKLIENIRNHKLSTEQQRAQLDLVQALNRQHLAARGADPALETRIHSMELAYRMQMEAAEAFDINNEPKHIREMYGEGVHARQLLIARRLVERGVRFVQLWHGEGQPWDNHDDLETGHRALSKQLDQPLGALLKDLKQRGMLDETLVIWGGEFGRTPTVELPAPGSNSGKVNGRDHNHWGFSVFMAGGGVKGGHIHGATDEFGFQAIEDKVHVHDLQATILKLLGFDHEKLTYRFAGRDFRLTDVHGKVVDSIIA; encoded by the coding sequence ATGTTCGACGCACCTCTCAACCGACGTGATTTGCTCCAGCGCACCGGGCAGGGACTCGGCTATCTCGGCCTCGCCGCCATGCTCGGCGAAGAAGCGTTGAAGTCTTCCGCTCAGGCGGCGCCCGTCTCCCCCATGTCGGTGAAGATGCCCCACTTCGTCTCCAAGGCGAAGCACGTCATCCATATTTTCTGTAACGGCGGACCATCGCACGTCGACACGTTCGACCCCAAGCCGATGCTGGCGCAGTACGCCGGCAAGGAACTTCCCAAATCACTGAAGACCGAACGCAAAACCGGCGCGGCCTTCCCCTCGCCGTTCAAGTTCCAGAAGTACGGCGAATCCGGCATCGAAGTCAGCGAACTCTTTCAGCACACCGCGCAGTCGATCGACGACATTTGCGTCATCCGCTCGATGCACGCCGACGTGCCCAATCACGAGCCGTCGCTGATGCTGATGAATTGCGGCGAAGCCCGTCTCGCCCGACCCAGTCTCGGCGCCTGGGTGACCTATGGCCTCGGCACCGAGAACCAGAATCTGCCTGGCTTCATCGCCATGTGCCCCAACGGCTATCCCATCACCGAAAGCAATAACTGGCGCAGCGCGTTCCTCCCAGGCGTGTACCAGGGAACGTACATCGACACCAAACACACCGACATCGACAAGCTGATCGAGAACATCCGTAATCACAAGCTCTCCACCGAGCAACAACGGGCTCAGCTCGACCTCGTCCAGGCACTCAACCGGCAGCACCTTGCTGCCCGCGGGGCCGACCCTGCTCTCGAAACCCGCATCCACTCGATGGAACTCGCGTACCGCATGCAGATGGAAGCGGCCGAAGCCTTCGACATCAACAACGAGCCCAAGCACATTCGCGAAATGTATGGAGAAGGAGTCCACGCGCGGCAACTCCTCATTGCCCGTCGTCTCGTCGAACGGGGCGTCCGCTTCGTACAGCTCTGGCACGGCGAAGGCCAGCCCTGGGATAATCACGACGACCTCGAAACAGGACATCGCGCACTCTCCAAACAACTCGATCAGCCGCTCGGCGCTCTCCTCAAAGATCTCAAACAGCGCGGCATGCTCGACGAAACGCTCGTCATCTGGGGGGGTGAATTCGGACGCACTCCCACGGTCGAACTCCCTGCTCCCGGTTCGAACTCCGGTAAGGTCAACGGCCGCGACCACAATCACTGGGGCTTCTCCGTGTTCATGGCCGGCGGCGGCGTCAAAGGGGGCCACATTCACGGCGCCACCGACGAGTTCGGCTTTCAGGCCATCGAAGACAAAGTTCACGTTCACGACCTGCAGGCGACCATTCTCAAGCTGCTCGGCTTCGATCACGAAAAACTCACCTACCGTTTCGCTGGCCGCGACTTCCGCCTGACGGACGTGCACGGCAAAGTCGTCGACTCGATTATCGCCTGA
- the lpxK gene encoding tetraacyldisaccharide 4'-kinase, with amino-acid sequence MNRDFYFDTISGRSREWQAELARLALAAATVPYGIATELRNAAFNCGLFPIKGVSVPVISIGNLTVGGTGKTPTVAWLVNTLSARGCFPAIISRGYRALDDSENDEKKLLDSLCPGVPHLQQPDRLAASRRALSSTPSNVLILDDAFQHRRMHRDLDIVLIDSLNPWGYNWLLPRGLMRESPRQLTRADVILLTRCDLAEEKQLAALQKRIARRTSAPILKTAFAPTGCINSLGETLPLDALSRHKVYAFCGIGNPGGFRKTISAFTDISDDRFRAFPDHHHYVSLELNRLSLRGQRLGVDMFLTTRKDLVKLPQPTLQGRPVWALEIELTFLDDPAPLYRLLQFLLPAAPFPKLANTGLTVEV; translated from the coding sequence AGACTTCTATTTCGACACGATCTCAGGTCGCAGTCGGGAATGGCAGGCGGAACTCGCCCGCCTCGCCCTGGCCGCGGCGACAGTCCCTTACGGAATCGCGACGGAACTCCGCAACGCCGCCTTCAACTGCGGACTGTTCCCCATCAAAGGGGTTTCGGTCCCTGTCATCTCCATCGGCAACCTCACCGTCGGCGGCACCGGCAAAACTCCGACAGTCGCCTGGCTGGTGAATACGCTCTCGGCAAGGGGCTGCTTCCCTGCCATCATCAGCCGCGGCTATCGCGCACTCGATGACTCCGAGAACGACGAAAAGAAACTGCTCGACAGCCTGTGCCCCGGCGTCCCGCATTTGCAGCAGCCTGATCGTCTCGCCGCCTCACGTCGCGCTCTGTCTTCCACTCCGTCTAACGTGCTGATTCTCGACGACGCCTTTCAGCACCGCCGGATGCACCGCGATCTCGATATCGTCCTCATCGACTCACTGAACCCCTGGGGCTACAACTGGCTGCTCCCTCGCGGGCTGATGCGTGAAAGTCCCCGGCAACTCACTCGGGCCGATGTCATCCTGCTCACCCGTTGCGATCTTGCTGAAGAGAAACAACTCGCGGCACTCCAGAAGCGAATCGCCCGACGCACCTCGGCACCGATCCTGAAGACCGCTTTCGCCCCCACCGGCTGCATTAACTCTCTCGGCGAAACACTGCCGCTCGACGCCCTCTCCCGGCACAAGGTCTACGCCTTCTGCGGAATCGGCAATCCCGGCGGTTTTCGAAAAACCATCTCGGCCTTCACCGACATTTCCGACGACCGCTTCCGCGCGTTCCCCGACCACCATCACTACGTCTCTCTCGAACTCAACCGCCTCTCCCTGCGTGGGCAGCGGCTTGGCGTCGACATGTTTCTCACCACCAGAAAAGACCTCGTCAAACTCCCCCAGCCGACGCTGCAAGGCCGCCCCGTCTGGGCACTCGAAATCGAACTGACTTTTCTGGACGACCCCGCCCCGCTTTACCGCCTGCTCCAGTTCCTCCTCCCGGCAGCCCCTTTCCCCAAGCTCGCCAACACCGGTTTAACCGTTGAAGTCTGA